The genomic region AAGCACACATACCTgcagaaaaatatgaacatgtaacatatataaaatgcaaaaaagaaaaattatttgctcaaaaaaattgagaaaaaaaaaattgtacatgaactttttttctttttaaaataaacttaCAAAATTGTTTGGGAACCTTGCAAAGGCGATTTGgcaaaaattacatttttggGTATTGCTCGAAACCAGTTTTGTTCATATCGGAAAAGATCTGTTTTGACTAACCCTGGGTTGATGGACACTGAACAcgcttttgttttttccttctcAAATCTGGAATTTTTAATTGTGAAACGcgcgtacatatgtatatatagacgtatatgtatatgcgtgTATATCTGCACGTCCACCGTGTGTATCCATTTTCGCATTTTTACCTAGTCTGCAATTGTTGTGAAAAATAAAGCATACACAACTTCGAAAAGTTGTATTCCCtcctatataataaatttgaaCTGACGTTTCCTGAATAATTCTTTTCGTAAATAAAATCGTAGTTCACATCCTAAATTGgtagagaaaaaaatgatactttttaaaatatatttccagATAGCTACAATAGAAAGacgaatggaaaaaaaaaaaaaaaaataataataataaaatcttACCGATTCCTTTAACATACAATGCGCTATGCTGCTTAAATTTACGACCAACGTATCATCCAATAATATTCGTTTGTACagtaatttaattaaataaaagtgCCCATAGTAGTTAATAAAGAATGTAGATTCCAAGCCATTAATATACTCACGCTTATGGTTCAGAaatcctatatatatatatatatatatatatatatatatatatagatatttttttttttttttttttttttttgaagtacAACGggaaaaatttgaaataacGCAATTGCTAGAATGACATTTAATgtttacataaatgtatgaataaaaaatacatacataaataaataaatataaacatctTTGACCTTTCAAagcaaaatgaaattttaccGGCATTGTTAACTATTATATCTATTTTGGGAATTTTGCTCATTATATAATTCGCACAATTTTCTATGCTTTTATAACTTCCTAAGTCCAGCTGTacacaaattatttttgcactaaatagaaaagaagcaataaatgtacatatacatatatagaatatatgcTTAAGAAgggatatataaaatgtatatacaatattCTTACTCAGGAAATTTTGACAATAAGTCTGCACGAACAACTTCCATATGTTGTAATGATCTACAAGCTAAGATTATTTCACAACCCAGTTTTAAAAATTCGATAACTGCCGCTAGTCCTATACCTCTATAACCTcctaaaaaaaaggaggggAAAGTAAAACATgctgaaaaaattaaacacaGGAGGGGTATGGAAAAGGCATAATTCTACCAGCATTCTGCGGTGATGAGGAATAAAGACTTTATTTACCTGTTACCATAACACACTTTCCTTTTAACATCATTCTGTTCATTCCAGCAGCATTGATACTACCTCCAACCTTTTTTTTGCGTAGaataatgtaatatgtagctataatgataatatttgtgccataatcatatattttgttattagcAGACGAATGGCtgctataattttttaaaacggTATAAGTAAGCACTTTGTAAAATGGCAAAAACCTGTAATAAAGCAGTTGacatttaaatgaatataaagcagacatatatgtatgctaACACaaatgtgtgtatatatatacatacatatacatagatatacatttaattgaaaaaaaagtatcatGGAATGGTGGTTCATAAATGATGAAGCACCATATAACTCCtgaaatgaaaagaaaaataataaatcttTTCAAAGATGGATCATTAAGAATAATGTAAAGGAATGATTTTTCCTTGTTTTTTActtccatatttttaattattttattgataAATACACAAATTAGATTCTTTCAAATTTGTCATATGCTGACTGTtgctaaaaaaattaaagaaaaaagtaaaaaatatttcaataaaaataatagaagtaTAATTCTTTAGAAAATGTCTATATGATACAAAATTGCTTAAGAATAACGCAACACAAAGAAGAAATCTCTATactgtgtatatttatgtataagtatatttataagtactcatatttatatagaatGTACATGTTAAAAAGAGAACATGAAACGAAATAAGAAAATCAACATGAAACCATTCTTCTGAATTTGCTAGTTGATGTTTGTTGCTCTCATCTATATACACACAAGCACCGATTGAATATGCACATAATTAttacatgtacgtatatgtatttatatatatatatatataaatatatttttttttttttttttttttcccaattCCTTCTATGACACAtggttttcctttttttctttttttttcatatactaTCTATTGCATAGTATGTATACCCctattttgctttttgcTTTTGTGTTTAATTTTGATTtggtttttcctttttttttttttttttttttttttttttttttttttattaaaataatctCTGTTTTTTTACTTGagttatgcatatataacttgttccttttttaaaatcagAAATATTGCTGTacataccttttttttttttgttttttttttttttttcaatttatttattacattattaccctcttatattta from Plasmodium malariae genome assembly, chromosome: 11 harbors:
- the PmUG01_11037500 gene encoding putative oxidoreductase, short-chain dehydrogenase family, putative, yielding MEVKNKEKSFLYIILNDPSLKRFIIFLFISGVIWFLPFYKVLTYTVLKNYSSHSSANNKIYDYGTNIIIIATYYIILRKKKVGGSINAAGMNRMMLKGKCVMVTGGYRGIGLAAVIEFLKLGCEIILACRSLQHMEVVRADLLSKFPDAKIICVQLDLGSYKSIENCANYIMSKIPKIDIIVNNAGFLNHKREYINGLESTFFINYYGHFYLIKLLYKRILLDDTLVVNLSSIAHCMLKESDVNYDFIYEKNYSGNVSSNLLYRREYNFSKLCMLYFSQQLQTRFEKEKTKACSVSINPGLVKTDLFRYEQNWFRAIPKNVIFAKSPLQGSQTILYVCLQDRDELAKGCYYSDCKVDYIRAYAKDLRKSEDLWNLSEEILLNKTKF